The Microbacterium maritypicum genome contains a region encoding:
- a CDS encoding helix-turn-helix domain-containing protein — protein sequence MSTIDAAEETDALTIGRRIRQLRTAKGMTLDDLASAVDRAPSQMSMIETGKREPKLTQLQAIARVLGVTIDALLEGEPLDERSAVEIALERAMKGQTFQALGIEPFRIAKSLPTDALKALLALHGEIDRLKDERAATPEEARRANVELRHLMRRQDNHFADLEAKAAEILAAVGHPGGPLTQRTASEIAAHLGFTLHYAPDLPQTTRSVADLANGRLYLSSSVPAKGDARTAVLQALSSRILGHSEPRSYAEFLRQRVETNYLTGALLIPEAHVVPALMDAKQRKAISIEDLRDAYSVSYETAAHRFTNLATRHLDIPVHFLKVHESGTITKAYENDDVNFPTDRLGAIEGQMCCRRWTSRVVFDEDDRFNPYYQYTDTGNGTYWCTARVESSSEGLHSVSVGVRFDDTKWFVGRDTSHRGVSKHSVEVCCRRAPADLEDRWRENSWPNVKTPRTLLATLPTGAFPGVDTTDVYEFLEAHAPR from the coding sequence ATGAGCACCATCGACGCTGCAGAAGAGACCGACGCCCTCACGATCGGCCGGCGCATCCGCCAGCTCCGTACGGCGAAGGGGATGACCCTCGACGACCTGGCCTCCGCCGTCGATCGGGCGCCCAGTCAGATGTCGATGATCGAGACCGGCAAGCGCGAGCCCAAGCTCACGCAGCTGCAGGCGATCGCCCGCGTGCTCGGGGTCACGATCGATGCGCTGCTGGAAGGTGAGCCGCTCGATGAGCGCAGCGCGGTCGAGATCGCCCTCGAGCGGGCGATGAAGGGCCAGACGTTCCAGGCGCTGGGCATCGAGCCGTTCCGTATCGCGAAGAGCCTGCCGACGGACGCTCTGAAGGCCCTGCTCGCCCTGCACGGCGAGATCGATCGGCTCAAGGATGAGCGGGCCGCGACGCCGGAGGAGGCGAGGCGGGCCAACGTCGAGCTGCGGCACCTCATGCGGCGACAGGACAACCACTTCGCCGATCTCGAGGCGAAGGCCGCCGAGATCCTGGCCGCGGTCGGCCATCCGGGCGGTCCTCTGACGCAGCGCACGGCGTCCGAGATCGCGGCGCATCTGGGCTTCACCCTGCACTACGCCCCCGACCTGCCGCAGACCACGCGCAGTGTCGCGGACCTCGCGAACGGCCGGCTCTACCTGTCGAGCAGCGTGCCAGCGAAGGGCGATGCCCGCACCGCGGTGCTGCAGGCGCTCTCGAGCCGCATCCTCGGACACTCCGAACCACGCAGCTATGCCGAGTTCCTGCGCCAGCGCGTGGAGACCAACTACCTCACCGGTGCCCTCCTCATCCCGGAGGCGCATGTCGTCCCCGCCCTGATGGACGCCAAGCAGCGCAAGGCGATCTCGATCGAGGACCTGCGCGATGCGTACTCGGTGTCGTACGAGACGGCGGCGCACCGCTTCACGAACCTCGCCACACGACACCTCGACATCCCCGTGCACTTCCTCAAGGTGCACGAGTCGGGCACGATCACCAAGGCGTACGAGAACGACGACGTGAACTTCCCGACCGACCGCCTCGGGGCCATCGAAGGCCAGATGTGCTGTCGCCGGTGGACCTCGCGCGTGGTGTTCGATGAGGATGACCGCTTCAACCCGTACTACCAGTACACCGACACCGGCAACGGCACGTACTGGTGCACGGCGCGGGTCGAGTCCTCGAGCGAGGGGCTGCACTCGGTTAGCGTCGGGGTGCGCTTCGACGACACGAAGTGGTTCGTAGGGCGAGACACCTCGCACCGCGGCGTCTCGAAGCACTCGGTCGAGGTGTGCTGCCGGCGGGCACCCGCCGACCTGGAGGACCGCTGGCGCGAGAACTCCTGGCCTAACGTGAAGACGCCGCGCACGCTGCTGGCGACACTGCCGACCGGGGCCTTCCCCGGCGTCGACACGACCGACGTGTACGAGTTCCTGGAGGCGCACGCCCCTCGCTGA
- a CDS encoding ABC transporter substrate-binding protein: MATSSAETRFRITATLTCVLAATLTLGACSAQTPGGDTAPTSASDTDACKRNQDAGTITYISGYGYSASAGQLDVFLAEELGYFDDLCLDVEINASGANGQQLVASGQAQFTALGSASDVMLAAANSKNLTAVATYGTTPPFSIFGNERLESLKDLEGGSLGYFINLTPIASAMLDEAGVDVSKVEMVKMTNYDPTVVVREQVDAIVGYASNQPQSLKAQGLPFSEFLPSDLGVEGTYNVMEVNSRFLDEHREVAADFMRASLKALQYCLDESDACIDKLAKLAEDNNQGAAFPRDQLARTWEVESAWVRESAGGNPGVQNESMWEPEYALVKKYGDVKNLPAIADMMDADLVADLYDGDTLTWPAK, from the coding sequence ATGGCTACTTCCTCTGCGGAAACCCGATTCCGCATCACTGCCACCCTGACGTGCGTTCTCGCCGCCACGCTGACGCTCGGAGCATGCTCCGCGCAGACGCCAGGCGGCGATACCGCCCCCACGAGTGCGAGCGACACCGACGCCTGCAAGCGGAATCAGGATGCCGGCACCATCACCTACATCTCCGGCTACGGCTACTCCGCCAGCGCCGGTCAGCTCGACGTGTTCCTCGCCGAGGAGCTGGGCTACTTCGACGATCTCTGCCTGGATGTGGAGATCAACGCCTCCGGTGCGAACGGGCAGCAGCTCGTCGCCTCCGGTCAGGCGCAGTTCACCGCCCTCGGCTCCGCATCCGACGTGATGCTGGCCGCGGCGAACAGCAAGAACCTCACGGCGGTCGCCACCTACGGCACCACCCCGCCGTTCTCGATCTTCGGCAACGAGAGGCTCGAGAGCCTCAAGGACCTCGAGGGCGGATCGCTCGGCTACTTCATCAACCTGACCCCGATCGCCTCGGCCATGCTCGATGAGGCCGGTGTCGACGTCTCGAAGGTCGAGATGGTCAAGATGACCAACTACGACCCGACGGTCGTGGTGCGCGAGCAGGTCGATGCGATCGTCGGCTACGCCTCCAACCAGCCGCAGTCGCTCAAGGCGCAGGGACTGCCGTTCAGCGAGTTCCTCCCCTCCGACCTCGGCGTCGAGGGCACCTACAACGTGATGGAGGTCAACTCCCGCTTCCTCGACGAGCACCGTGAGGTCGCCGCCGACTTCATGCGCGCGAGCCTCAAGGCGCTGCAGTACTGCCTGGACGAGTCGGATGCCTGCATCGACAAGCTCGCGAAGCTGGCCGAGGACAACAACCAGGGCGCCGCTTTCCCGCGCGACCAGCTGGCCCGCACGTGGGAGGTCGAGTCCGCGTGGGTGCGTGAGAGCGCCGGCGGCAACCCCGGCGTGCAGAACGAATCCATGTGGGAGCCGGAGTACGCCCTCGTGAAGAAGTACGGCGACGTCAAGAACCTGCCGGCGATCGCCGACATGATGGACGCCGACCTGGTCGCCGATCTCTACGACGGCGACACCCTCACATGGCCGGCGAAGTGA
- a CDS encoding ABC transporter ATP-binding protein has protein sequence MAGEVMSVAQGAGVEVRNVSKSFGADGAKVTVLDDVSLTIGMGEFVSVIGPSGCGKSTLLKVVAGLLDADSGTVTIDGESVTAASRDKKIGLVPQSPALLPWKTVRENVELPVRINAKANSGRALRDPAELLATFGLGQAMKKYPGQLSGGMQQRAAIARAFVFDPAIMLMDEPFSALDEMNRDLQRIALLEFWQSNRKAVMFVTHSVPEAIMLSDRIVVMAAHPGRIAQVIDVNLPRPRDEQSYATEEFREMEAVVRDALRAQTEKAHV, from the coding sequence ATGGCCGGCGAAGTGATGTCGGTCGCACAGGGAGCAGGCGTCGAGGTCAGGAACGTCTCGAAGTCCTTCGGGGCGGACGGCGCCAAGGTCACAGTGCTCGACGATGTGAGCCTCACGATCGGCATGGGCGAGTTCGTGTCGGTGATCGGCCCCAGCGGCTGCGGCAAGTCCACGCTGCTCAAGGTCGTCGCCGGTCTCCTCGACGCCGACTCCGGCACCGTCACGATCGACGGCGAGAGCGTCACCGCGGCCTCGCGCGACAAGAAGATCGGCCTCGTGCCGCAGTCGCCCGCGCTGCTGCCGTGGAAGACCGTGCGCGAGAACGTCGAGCTGCCGGTGCGCATCAACGCCAAGGCGAACTCCGGACGCGCACTGCGCGATCCCGCCGAGCTCTTGGCGACCTTCGGACTCGGACAGGCGATGAAGAAGTACCCCGGCCAGCTCTCCGGCGGCATGCAGCAGCGTGCCGCGATCGCCAGGGCGTTCGTGTTCGACCCGGCCATCATGCTGATGGACGAGCCGTTCTCGGCCCTCGACGAGATGAACCGCGACCTGCAGCGCATCGCCCTGCTGGAGTTCTGGCAGTCCAACCGCAAGGCCGTCATGTTCGTCACGCACTCGGTGCCGGAGGCGATCATGCTCTCCGACCGCATCGTGGTGATGGCAGCCCACCCGGGGCGCATCGCTCAGGTGATCGACGTGAACCTGCCGCGGCCGCGCGACGAGCAGTCGTATGCCACGGAGGAGTTCCGCGAGATGGAAGCAGTCGTGCGCGATGCGCTGCGCGCGCAGACGGAGAAGGCCCATGTCTGA
- a CDS encoding ABC transporter permease, with protein sequence MSELTMRDTTATLATARLKAQPRRGIPPWLRWGSWGPTLITFVIAALLWQVVAWTNPYVLPTLEAIGTSLVDDAGMYWSNFLVTLLEVVVGASAGILAGFLLAVIMAEFQIIERAVMPLVIIVMVTPIVAIAPALVVAFGFGMVPKFIVTGLVVFFPMLVNSLAGLRDVDQKALDVFKTLHASRWEIFRELRFPGSMPYVFAGLRIALPLAVVGAAVAEFVAAGQQAGLGSLVTTSAAQANLAVTWASIALLCLLGVLLIIVLALVRKRVLWWSDGEVTAKG encoded by the coding sequence ATGTCTGAGCTGACGATGAGAGACACGACCGCGACCCTCGCGACCGCCCGCCTGAAGGCCCAGCCGCGCCGTGGCATCCCGCCGTGGCTGCGCTGGGGATCCTGGGGACCCACCCTCATCACCTTCGTGATCGCCGCGCTGCTGTGGCAGGTCGTGGCCTGGACCAACCCGTACGTGCTCCCGACGCTGGAAGCGATCGGCACGAGCCTCGTCGACGATGCCGGCATGTACTGGTCGAACTTCCTCGTCACCCTGCTCGAGGTCGTGGTCGGCGCCTCCGCCGGCATCCTGGCCGGCTTCCTGCTGGCCGTGATCATGGCCGAGTTCCAGATCATCGAGCGGGCCGTGATGCCGCTCGTGATCATCGTGATGGTGACCCCGATCGTGGCGATCGCCCCGGCGCTGGTGGTCGCCTTCGGCTTCGGCATGGTGCCGAAGTTCATCGTGACCGGGCTCGTGGTCTTCTTCCCGATGCTCGTGAACTCGCTGGCGGGTCTGCGCGATGTCGACCAGAAGGCGCTCGACGTCTTCAAGACGCTGCACGCCTCGCGGTGGGAGATCTTCCGCGAGCTGCGCTTCCCCGGCAGCATGCCCTACGTGTTCGCAGGGCTCCGCATCGCCCTGCCGCTCGCGGTGGTCGGCGCGGCGGTCGCCGAGTTCGTCGCGGCGGGACAGCAGGCCGGTCTCGGCTCGCTCGTCACCACCTCTGCGGCGCAGGCGAACCTCGCCGTCACCTGGGCCAGCATCGCCCTGCTGTGCCTGCTCGGCGTGCTCCTGATCATCGTCCTCGCCCTGGTGCGCAAGCGCGTGCTCTGGTGGAGCGACGGCGAGGTCACGGCCAAGGGCTGA
- a CDS encoding NtaA/DmoA family FMN-dependent monooxygenase (This protein belongs to a clade of FMN-dependent monooxygenases, within a broader family of flavin-dependent oxidoreductases, the luciferase-like monooxygenase (LMM) family, some of whose members use coenzyme F420 rather than FMN.): MTDQNSVKPLRLGLFENAQANDSGTATWRHPDNGRYLFDKLEYWRDTARMVEDAGFDFLFLADAWGWADVAGERPDICSVEGLDLPRLDPAIILAALIPETTRLGLVATGSTLLEPPYSFARRMATLDILSGGRIGWNVVTTGTADTAVQGFGVPMVGHDERYLMADDFMQVVYKLWEQAWEEGALERDKSGRFADPSKVHRIAHDGPYFRSHGYGNTSRSPQGTPVLFQAGASPAGREFGGKHGEAIFVGSGSVEQLCAHSSAIREEAVKNGRAADEVKIMSAFAAIVGSTEEEARRKYAEVADAQNPDVTVASYAWFTGLDLSAYAPHTPMSELSTELSQTQVARFADKTVGDVLGDWHAHGVGARPIVGTPEQVADRMIELADGADLDGFLFAPVIPPASTVDFIEHVLPILKERGAIVEPSSEPQSLRERLIGTPTPALADSHTGSQYRRTMSRV, encoded by the coding sequence ATGACCGATCAGAACTCCGTCAAGCCGCTGCGTCTCGGCCTCTTCGAGAACGCGCAGGCGAACGACTCCGGCACCGCGACCTGGCGGCACCCCGACAACGGGCGCTACCTGTTCGACAAGCTCGAGTACTGGCGCGACACCGCGCGCATGGTCGAGGACGCCGGGTTCGACTTCCTTTTCCTCGCGGATGCCTGGGGCTGGGCCGACGTCGCGGGCGAACGTCCCGACATCTGCTCGGTCGAGGGTCTCGACCTGCCGCGGCTCGACCCCGCGATCATCCTCGCAGCCCTCATCCCCGAGACCACGCGGCTGGGACTCGTCGCCACCGGATCGACGCTGCTCGAGCCGCCCTACTCCTTCGCCCGTCGGATGGCGACGCTGGACATCCTCTCCGGCGGTCGCATCGGCTGGAACGTGGTCACCACCGGAACCGCCGACACCGCCGTGCAGGGCTTCGGCGTGCCCATGGTCGGACACGACGAGCGCTACCTCATGGCCGACGACTTCATGCAGGTCGTCTACAAGCTCTGGGAGCAGGCGTGGGAGGAAGGCGCCCTGGAGCGGGACAAGTCCGGCCGCTTCGCCGACCCCTCCAAAGTGCACCGCATCGCACACGACGGCCCGTACTTCCGCTCGCACGGCTACGGGAACACCTCGCGCTCGCCGCAGGGCACGCCGGTGCTGTTCCAGGCAGGCGCGTCGCCCGCAGGCCGTGAGTTCGGCGGCAAGCACGGCGAGGCGATCTTCGTCGGCAGCGGCTCGGTCGAGCAGCTGTGCGCGCACTCCTCCGCGATCCGCGAGGAGGCCGTCAAGAACGGCCGCGCGGCCGACGAGGTGAAGATCATGTCGGCCTTCGCCGCGATCGTCGGCAGCACGGAGGAGGAGGCGCGGCGCAAGTACGCCGAGGTGGCCGACGCGCAGAACCCCGACGTCACGGTGGCCTCCTACGCCTGGTTCACCGGGCTCGACCTCTCGGCCTACGCGCCCCACACCCCGATGTCGGAGCTCAGCACCGAGCTCTCGCAGACGCAGGTCGCCCGCTTCGCCGACAAGACCGTCGGCGACGTGCTCGGCGACTGGCATGCGCACGGCGTCGGCGCCCGCCCGATCGTGGGGACCCCGGAGCAGGTGGCGGACCGGATGATCGAGCTCGCCGACGGCGCCGACCTCGACGGATTCCTGTTCGCCCCCGTCATCCCGCCGGCATCGACCGTCGACTTCATCGAGCACGTGCTGCCGATCCTCAAGGAGCGCGGGGCGATCGTGGAGCCCTCATCGGAGCCGCAGTCGCTGCGCGAGCGCCTGATCGGCACGCCGACGCCGGCGCTCGCCGACTCGCACACGGGCTCGCAGTACCGGCGGACGATGTCGCGTGTCTGA
- a CDS encoding ribokinase, giving the protein MSDTLTGVAVVGSANLDLVVEVSRPPLVGETLLGRAGGRFSGGKGLNQAVACARSGAPTRFCAVVGADEAADVLQQTLVDAGVAAAVRRSAVAPTGVAHVLAFDDGDNSIIVAAGANAELDADDAVAGIRGAAVVLAQLEVPVASVAAALRAGRAAGALTILNAAPAHVATIEMLGDVDVLVVNETECAELGGIDRLHAAGARIIVLTQGAGGVTLHRTGEQPLHIDAFRIDPVDTTGAGDAFCGALAAALSQEERIERSLVRACAAGAVVAQHRGATTSELSPASIAALVLSR; this is encoded by the coding sequence GTGTCTGACACCCTCACCGGTGTCGCCGTGGTGGGGAGCGCGAACCTCGATCTCGTGGTCGAGGTCTCGCGCCCCCCGCTCGTCGGCGAGACCCTGTTGGGCCGGGCCGGTGGTCGCTTCTCCGGAGGCAAGGGCCTGAATCAGGCCGTCGCCTGCGCACGCAGTGGGGCACCGACCCGGTTCTGCGCCGTCGTCGGAGCGGATGAGGCGGCCGATGTGCTGCAGCAGACCTTGGTCGATGCCGGAGTGGCGGCGGCCGTGCGCCGTAGCGCCGTCGCTCCGACCGGCGTCGCCCACGTGCTGGCGTTCGACGACGGCGACAACAGCATCATCGTCGCGGCCGGCGCGAACGCAGAGCTCGACGCAGACGACGCCGTCGCCGGGATTCGGGGAGCCGCGGTCGTGCTCGCCCAGCTGGAGGTGCCCGTCGCGAGCGTGGCCGCCGCACTGCGCGCCGGGCGAGCGGCGGGCGCGCTGACGATCCTCAACGCGGCTCCCGCACACGTCGCGACGATCGAGATGCTCGGCGACGTCGATGTGCTGGTCGTGAACGAGACGGAGTGCGCCGAGCTCGGCGGCATCGACCGGTTGCATGCAGCCGGAGCGCGGATCATCGTGCTCACGCAGGGTGCCGGGGGAGTGACCCTGCACCGCACGGGCGAACAGCCCTTGCACATCGATGCGTTCCGGATCGATCCGGTGGACACGACAGGTGCCGGCGATGCCTTCTGCGGTGCGCTGGCCGCAGCGCTCTCCCAGGAGGAGAGGATCGAGCGGTCTCTGGTCCGAGCCTGCGCCGCCGGAGCCGTCGTGGCTCAGCATCGCGGAGCGACGACGTCGGAGCTTTCGCCCGCGTCGATCGCAGCGCTCGTCCTGTCGCGCTGA
- a CDS encoding PadR family transcriptional regulator encodes MSTTRLVVLGAVKQFQPVHGYFLRRELMTWHVDEWAHIQPGSIYNALRALEVDGYIAESGTEAEGKRPARTTYRITPAGEVELQRMLRENLWNVAAFDTQAIMTVASFMFVLSRQEVIAGLEHRLIKSDAIITQNGFDVQDTLRSETTPKYVREIFDLSTARLTAEKQWLLDLLERLRGGEYTFAGETVEGAAPADAAPSN; translated from the coding sequence ATGTCGACCACCCGCCTCGTCGTCCTCGGCGCCGTGAAGCAGTTCCAGCCCGTGCACGGGTACTTCCTCCGCCGAGAGCTCATGACCTGGCACGTCGACGAATGGGCGCACATCCAGCCCGGATCGATCTACAACGCGCTGCGCGCCCTGGAGGTCGACGGCTACATCGCCGAGAGCGGCACCGAGGCCGAGGGGAAGCGCCCCGCTCGCACGACCTACCGCATCACGCCAGCCGGCGAGGTGGAACTACAGAGGATGCTGCGCGAGAACCTCTGGAACGTGGCGGCCTTCGACACCCAGGCCATCATGACGGTGGCCTCGTTCATGTTCGTCCTGAGCCGGCAGGAGGTGATCGCCGGCCTCGAGCATCGTCTCATCAAGAGCGACGCGATCATCACGCAGAACGGCTTCGACGTGCAGGACACCCTGCGCTCTGAGACGACGCCGAAGTACGTGCGGGAGATCTTCGACCTCTCCACAGCGCGCCTCACGGCCGAGAAGCAGTGGCTGCTCGATCTGCTGGAGCGCCTGCGCGGCGGTGAGTACACCTTCGCCGGTGAGACGGTCGAGGGCGCAGCGCCTGCCGACGCCGCACCCTCGAACTGA
- a CDS encoding flavin reductase family protein produces MTTAVTDALPRDLALRRAFSVYPTGVVALAAHVDDRAVGMAVNSFTSISLEPALVAISAARTSKTWPVLRTVPELGMSVLAAHHEPLSRSLSAREGDRFGGHEWKRTDGGAVLISDAALWLTCRLHSTFDGGDHEIALYEIADITLFDDVEPLVFHQSRYRAIAAPESA; encoded by the coding sequence ATGACGACTGCCGTGACCGACGCCCTGCCGCGCGACCTCGCCCTCCGCCGGGCCTTCTCGGTGTACCCGACCGGCGTCGTGGCTCTTGCCGCGCACGTCGATGACCGCGCCGTCGGGATGGCGGTCAACTCCTTCACCTCGATCTCGCTCGAACCCGCGCTCGTCGCGATCAGCGCGGCGCGCACGTCGAAGACCTGGCCGGTGCTGCGCACGGTTCCGGAACTCGGCATGAGCGTGCTCGCCGCGCACCATGAGCCGCTCAGCCGCTCGCTCTCAGCGCGAGAGGGCGACCGTTTCGGTGGTCACGAGTGGAAGCGCACCGACGGTGGTGCGGTGCTGATCTCCGACGCGGCACTCTGGCTCACCTGCCGCCTGCACAGCACCTTCGACGGCGGCGATCACGAGATCGCGCTGTACGAGATCGCCGACATCACCCTGTTCGACGACGTCGAGCCGCTGGTCTTCCATCAGAGCCGCTATCGCGCCATCGCCGCCCCCGAGAGCGCGTGA
- a CDS encoding riboflavin kinase: MSTAPLGTIAGVVVPGDGRGRGLGFPTANLALDGAEAPGDGIYAAWTRIDDDPQPWAASVSVGTNPTFAGDRERRVEVHLHDADLDLYGRRLFVTLVARLRPTLQFDGVDALIAQTADDVARCRAFLAFSPGSP; encoded by the coding sequence GTGAGCACTGCGCCGCTCGGGACGATCGCCGGAGTGGTCGTCCCGGGCGACGGTCGCGGCCGAGGCCTCGGTTTCCCCACGGCGAACCTGGCGCTCGACGGCGCGGAGGCGCCCGGCGACGGCATCTACGCGGCCTGGACGCGGATCGACGATGATCCGCAGCCGTGGGCGGCGAGTGTCAGCGTCGGGACGAACCCGACGTTCGCCGGCGACCGCGAGCGACGGGTCGAGGTGCACCTGCATGATGCCGATCTCGATCTGTACGGCCGCCGCCTGTTCGTGACCCTCGTCGCGCGACTCCGCCCGACGCTGCAGTTCGACGGCGTCGATGCGTTGATCGCGCAGACCGCGGACGACGTCGCCCGTTGCCGCGCCTTCCTCGCCTTCTCGCCGGGCTCACCCTGA
- a CDS encoding PucR family transcriptional regulator: MPVIAQPTLRALLQRRDLGLSLIPREADVPEGALDRPLRWVHSSDLADPTPFLSEDLALLTTGTQFDDAVSIDTYVGRLADRGVIGLGFGTEVHRSGIPEELVDACATHGMPLFAVPYRTPFIAVARAHSEAIAAQAYARRSWALDTQRALALAALRPHGLDATIAELGRRLGVWAGMFDAAGAPTFSHPREGIDARVLDEVGDRVVEILTRGLEAGQSLSIEEHSFMLFTVGRGGHLRGVIALATDSLDSEARSVVTSVIAMAGLALEQSEQLARSRRRLHAQLLGSLLADDPALARRVLGSLPPAPVLVAVAADAPAGPLADWWERHRAEHGTSIFLAESEDGVTMCVSAGDEGLLDEVAARFGIRIGVSDSEAYDSFARAHAQALTALRQQGTHGVARYADTVGSSILTALATDEARLVAESRLAPVREHDARTGADLERSLRTWLEHDAKAESAAVALGVHRHTLRSRIAHAGALLDIDLSTFPARAELWTILQTARD, translated from the coding sequence GTGCCCGTCATCGCCCAACCGACGCTGCGCGCGCTGCTGCAGCGCCGCGATCTCGGCCTCTCCCTGATCCCCCGTGAAGCCGACGTCCCCGAAGGCGCGCTCGACCGGCCCCTACGCTGGGTGCACAGCTCGGACCTCGCCGATCCGACCCCGTTCCTCTCCGAGGATCTGGCGCTGCTGACCACCGGAACCCAGTTCGACGACGCCGTGAGCATCGACACCTATGTCGGACGGCTCGCCGACCGCGGGGTGATCGGCCTCGGATTCGGCACCGAGGTGCATCGCTCCGGCATCCCCGAAGAGCTGGTCGACGCGTGCGCCACCCACGGCATGCCGCTGTTCGCGGTCCCCTACCGCACGCCATTCATCGCTGTCGCACGCGCGCACTCCGAAGCCATCGCGGCCCAGGCCTACGCCCGACGATCCTGGGCTCTGGACACCCAGCGCGCCCTCGCCCTCGCGGCCCTTCGTCCGCACGGCCTCGATGCGACCATCGCCGAGCTCGGACGCCGGCTGGGCGTGTGGGCCGGGATGTTCGACGCCGCAGGCGCCCCGACCTTCTCGCACCCACGTGAGGGCATCGATGCCCGTGTGCTCGACGAGGTCGGAGACCGCGTGGTGGAGATCCTGACCCGCGGACTCGAGGCGGGGCAGTCGCTCAGCATCGAGGAGCACTCGTTCATGCTGTTCACGGTCGGTCGCGGCGGGCATCTGCGCGGTGTGATCGCCCTGGCGACCGACAGCCTCGACTCCGAAGCACGGTCGGTCGTGACCTCGGTGATCGCCATGGCCGGGCTCGCGCTGGAGCAGAGCGAGCAGCTCGCCCGCAGCCGCCGACGCCTGCACGCCCAGCTGCTCGGATCGCTCCTCGCCGACGATCCCGCCCTCGCCAGGAGGGTTCTGGGCAGTCTCCCTCCGGCTCCCGTGCTGGTGGCCGTCGCCGCCGACGCACCGGCGGGCCCGCTCGCGGACTGGTGGGAGCGCCACCGCGCCGAGCACGGCACCTCGATCTTCCTCGCCGAGTCCGAAGACGGCGTCACGATGTGCGTGTCGGCCGGCGATGAGGGTCTGCTCGACGAGGTCGCCGCACGCTTCGGCATCCGCATCGGCGTCTCCGATTCCGAGGCCTACGACTCCTTCGCCCGCGCCCACGCGCAGGCGCTCACGGCGCTTCGCCAGCAGGGCACGCACGGAGTCGCCCGCTACGCCGACACGGTGGGCTCGAGCATCCTCACCGCACTCGCGACCGACGAGGCCCGGCTGGTCGCCGAGTCCCGCCTCGCTCCGGTGCGCGAGCACGATGCCCGCACGGGAGCCGATCTCGAGAGGTCATTGCGCACCTGGCTGGAGCACGATGCGAAGGCGGAGTCCGCCGCGGTCGCGCTCGGGGTGCACCGACACACGCTGCGCTCGCGCATCGCCCACGCCGGCGCGCTGCTCGACATCGACCTGTCGACCTTCCCCGCCCGCGCCGAGCTCTGGACGATCCTGCAGACCGCCCGCGACTGA